In Nitrospira sp., the DNA window GACCGACTGACATCGATCAAGCCAAAAATCTGTTCAGGGATGGACTGCCTAGTGAAAAAGTCAGAGCCTATCTAAGAAAATGGAAAGATCGCTTCTGGTTGTTCGATGAGAAGTATCCGTTTGGACAGATTCCAAACTTTGAACCAAGTACATGGAGATCTTGGACCGTACTTGCCGCCGAGCACAATGCTGACAATGCTAAGGTGTTGTTCGATCATGTGGACGTTGAGGCCCCGGGGACCATTTCTGAATCTGCTGCTGCTTGCTGGATTCTAGCCACCCAAACTTTCTCCGTGAGTTGTGGCAAGAGCGAACTTGCTCATACTGGCACAGCTCCTTCTGCCACGGCTGCAATTATTCTACCTCTGGGGGTTGATCTTCAGGACACCCTACTTTTTGCTCTCATCCCAGAAAATAGAGAAATAGCTGGTGGCGACCGTCCTCTATGGGAACGAGAACCAGAAGCGGTTGATGCATTGCGACAGGGAGTTAAGAGAGCATCAAGTGGCTTTGCCGACCGGTACACCTGGCGAATCAGGTCTATCCGCTTAGCTCAAGACAATTTCGGTCGTGTCGAAAAGCTGGCGTTCGCTTCCGGCGTTGAAGACTCCTCTGTGGATCAGGTGGATCCTATGCTGAGCTATAGAATCCATGACAAGCACGGGAAATTGCCCATACAGTTTCGAGACCGAGGTCTATGGCGAGACTTTGATTCGCTGCTACCCGACCAGTCTCAATTGGCACCCCAAGTGATTGAGCACGCACTTAGACTAACTCGGTCAAATTTGGCGCGGTTCCCGAGATCGGTATTGGTTCTCGGTCAAGCGAACAACAAAGCAA includes these proteins:
- the casA gene encoding type I-E CRISPR-associated protein Cse1/CasA → MSRFNLIDEKWIPVRFLDGSRQELGTQDTLLRAREIAAIEHQSPLVVAALHRFLLAVLYRALEGPTDIDQAKNLFRDGLPSEKVRAYLRKWKDRFWLFDEKYPFGQIPNFEPSTWRSWTVLAAEHNADNAKVLFDHVDVEAPGTISESAAACWILATQTFSVSCGKSELAHTGTAPSATAAIILPLGVDLQDTLLFALIPENREIAGGDRPLWEREPEAVDALRQGVKRASSGFADRYTWRIRSIRLAQDNFGRVEKLAFASGVEDSSVDQVDPMLSYRIHDKHGKLPIQFRDRGLWRDFDSLLPDQSQLAPQVIEHALRLTRSNLARFPRSVLVLGQANNKAKIEYWRMERFALPEALTGNRSVRTEIRQLLQEAEDVQKYLWLACRSYARNLLSRGEREPDASDVKKFVVQMPTDSLYWSVLEARFHEILQQYSFDRDPEDIRCQWLRFVKDALIQSWEQHRISVSTSDAWAIRALVKAEGPVRAKLRELDEQILKLTPTMEGA